The region CACTTGATGTTCGTTTTATATTTGCTGAGAGAGTTGATGGCGTTATGAATATACGTCGTGGCTTTGAAGTTAGTAAAGGCGAAAAGGTTTTAATGTGTGAAGATATCATTACAACTGGTGGCTCTGCTATGGAAGCTGCATCTGTTGTTAAAGAACTCGGTGGAGAGATTGTTGGTGTTGCGGCACTTGCAAATCGTGGCTTTTGTAAACGTGAAAATAGTGATATTACAACAAAAGCAAACTGTAAACTTCCTCAGGATATTCCATTTTTTGCTCTTGCTGATTTTACATTTGAGATGTATTCTCCAGATGCTTGTCCACTTTGTAAAGATGGAAGCCAAGCAATCAAACCAGGAAGTCGTGGAAATTAACACAATCTCCTTGTTACTACACAATGAGCTTTGCTCATTGTAGTATTTAATATCAATATTTCAACTGACAAGTCATCATTCTATCTACAAGAATACGCCCTATTTCAAGTTTAGAATCCACTACAACCGTAATATTAAGATCACTTAAAGCCTCTTTATC is a window of uncultured Sulfurimonas sp. DNA encoding:
- the pyrE gene encoding orotate phosphoribosyltransferase, with product MDIKQIYMDADALLEGHFKLSSGNHSQFYLQSAKVLEDPKTAKLLADELASQIKASGLKVDTVCAPALGGLIAGFALAQALDVRFIFAERVDGVMNIRRGFEVSKGEKVLMCEDIITTGGSAMEAASVVKELGGEIVGVAALANRGFCKRENSDITTKANCKLPQDIPFFALADFTFEMYSPDACPLCKDGSQAIKPGSRGN